In one Mauremys mutica isolate MM-2020 ecotype Southern chromosome 3, ASM2049712v1, whole genome shotgun sequence genomic region, the following are encoded:
- the MRPS10 gene encoding 28S ribosomal protein S10, mitochondrial isoform X1, translating into MVPVAHPAPEPWAAGCPGSRLAKGRWGGLGTFPVNYSSRDMPKQYRFLLNKDLLWVQFSGFHTDLHHHKDNSLISISDEPDTLYRKLSVLVKGHDKTVLDSYEYFAVLAAKELGISIEKIHEPPRKIERFTLLKSIHIFKKHRVQYEMRTHYRCLELKHLTGSTADVYLEYIQRNLPEGVAMEIKKTKLEKLPEHIQKPIWDKLPSVEETATGALETGH; encoded by the exons ATGGTGCCCGTGGCCCATCCCGCCCCGGAGCCCTGGGCGGCGGGATGCCCCGGCTCGCGGCTGGCGAAGGGACGATGGGGT GGACTAGGGACTTTTCCTGTAAATTACTCAAGCAGAGATATGCCAAAGCAATATCGTTTTCTTCT AAACAAGGACTTGTTGTGGGTTCAGTTCTCAGGATTCCACACAGATTTACACCATCATAAGGACAATTCTTTG ATATCCATTTCAGATGAACCGGACACATTATACAGGAAATTATCCGTTTTAGTTAAAGGCCATGATAAAACTGTGTTGGACAGTTATGAATATTTTGCTGTGCTTGCTGCTAAAGAACTTGGCATCTCCATTGAAAAAAT ACATGAACCTCCCAGGAAGATAGAACGATTCACCCTTCTGAAGTCAATACACATTTTCAAGAAGCACAGAGTTCAGTATGAAATGAGGACGCATTATAGATGCTTGGAG ttaaaacaTTTAACTGGCAGTACAGCTGATGTCTATTTGGAATACATCCAAAGAAATTTACCTGAAGGGGTTGCCATGGAAATAAAAAAG accAAATTAGAGAAACTACCTGAACATATTCAGAAACCCATTTGGGACAAGCTACCTTCAGTAGAAGAAACAGCAA CTGGTGCACTAGAAACAGGACACTGA
- the MRPS10 gene encoding 28S ribosomal protein S10, mitochondrial isoform X5 codes for MKEQGLGTFPVNYSSRDMPKQYRFLLNKDLLWVQFSGFHTDLHHHKDNSLISISDEPDTLYRKLSVLVKGHDKTVLDSYEYFAVLAAKELGISIEKIHEPPRKIERFTLLKSIHIFKKHRVQYEMRTHYRCLELKHLTGSTADVYLEYIQRNLPEGVAMEIKKTKLEKLPEHIQKPIWDKLPSVEETATGALETGH; via the exons atgaaAGAGCAG GGACTAGGGACTTTTCCTGTAAATTACTCAAGCAGAGATATGCCAAAGCAATATCGTTTTCTTCT AAACAAGGACTTGTTGTGGGTTCAGTTCTCAGGATTCCACACAGATTTACACCATCATAAGGACAATTCTTTG ATATCCATTTCAGATGAACCGGACACATTATACAGGAAATTATCCGTTTTAGTTAAAGGCCATGATAAAACTGTGTTGGACAGTTATGAATATTTTGCTGTGCTTGCTGCTAAAGAACTTGGCATCTCCATTGAAAAAAT ACATGAACCTCCCAGGAAGATAGAACGATTCACCCTTCTGAAGTCAATACACATTTTCAAGAAGCACAGAGTTCAGTATGAAATGAGGACGCATTATAGATGCTTGGAG ttaaaacaTTTAACTGGCAGTACAGCTGATGTCTATTTGGAATACATCCAAAGAAATTTACCTGAAGGGGTTGCCATGGAAATAAAAAAG accAAATTAGAGAAACTACCTGAACATATTCAGAAACCCATTTGGGACAAGCTACCTTCAGTAGAAGAAACAGCAA CTGGTGCACTAGAAACAGGACACTGA
- the MRPS10 gene encoding 28S ribosomal protein S10, mitochondrial isoform X3 has translation MAAWGGVSRLWRRGCQGLGTFPVNYSSRDMPKQYRFLLNKDLLWVQFSGFHTDLHHHKDNSLISISDEPDTLYRKLSVLVKGHDKTVLDSYEYFAVLAAKELGISIEKIHEPPRKIERFTLLKSIHIFKKHRVQYEMRTHYRCLELKHLTGSTADVYLEYIQRNLPEGVAMEIKKTKLEKLPEHIQKPIWDKLPSVEETATGALETGH, from the exons ATGGCGGCGTGGGGAGGCGTGAGCCGCTTGTGGCGGCGGGGCTGCCAG GGACTAGGGACTTTTCCTGTAAATTACTCAAGCAGAGATATGCCAAAGCAATATCGTTTTCTTCT AAACAAGGACTTGTTGTGGGTTCAGTTCTCAGGATTCCACACAGATTTACACCATCATAAGGACAATTCTTTG ATATCCATTTCAGATGAACCGGACACATTATACAGGAAATTATCCGTTTTAGTTAAAGGCCATGATAAAACTGTGTTGGACAGTTATGAATATTTTGCTGTGCTTGCTGCTAAAGAACTTGGCATCTCCATTGAAAAAAT ACATGAACCTCCCAGGAAGATAGAACGATTCACCCTTCTGAAGTCAATACACATTTTCAAGAAGCACAGAGTTCAGTATGAAATGAGGACGCATTATAGATGCTTGGAG ttaaaacaTTTAACTGGCAGTACAGCTGATGTCTATTTGGAATACATCCAAAGAAATTTACCTGAAGGGGTTGCCATGGAAATAAAAAAG accAAATTAGAGAAACTACCTGAACATATTCAGAAACCCATTTGGGACAAGCTACCTTCAGTAGAAGAAACAGCAA CTGGTGCACTAGAAACAGGACACTGA
- the MRPS10 gene encoding 28S ribosomal protein S10, mitochondrial isoform X4, with protein sequence MAAWGGVSRLWRRGCQGLGTFPVNYSSRDMPKQYRFLLNKDLLWVQFSGFHTDLHHHKDNSLISISDEPDTLYRKLSVLVKGHDKTVLDSYEYFAVLAAKELGISIEKIHEPPRKIERFTLLKSIHIFKKHRVQYEMRTHYRCLELKHLTGSTADVYLEYIQRNLPEGVAMEIKKTKLEKLPEHIQKPIWDKLPSVEETASTS encoded by the exons ATGGCGGCGTGGGGAGGCGTGAGCCGCTTGTGGCGGCGGGGCTGCCAG GGACTAGGGACTTTTCCTGTAAATTACTCAAGCAGAGATATGCCAAAGCAATATCGTTTTCTTCT AAACAAGGACTTGTTGTGGGTTCAGTTCTCAGGATTCCACACAGATTTACACCATCATAAGGACAATTCTTTG ATATCCATTTCAGATGAACCGGACACATTATACAGGAAATTATCCGTTTTAGTTAAAGGCCATGATAAAACTGTGTTGGACAGTTATGAATATTTTGCTGTGCTTGCTGCTAAAGAACTTGGCATCTCCATTGAAAAAAT ACATGAACCTCCCAGGAAGATAGAACGATTCACCCTTCTGAAGTCAATACACATTTTCAAGAAGCACAGAGTTCAGTATGAAATGAGGACGCATTATAGATGCTTGGAG ttaaaacaTTTAACTGGCAGTACAGCTGATGTCTATTTGGAATACATCCAAAGAAATTTACCTGAAGGGGTTGCCATGGAAATAAAAAAG accAAATTAGAGAAACTACCTGAACATATTCAGAAACCCATTTGGGACAAGCTACCTTCAGTAGAAGAAACAGCAAGTACGTCATGA
- the MRPS10 gene encoding 28S ribosomal protein S10, mitochondrial isoform X2 has translation MVPVAHPAPEPWAAGCPGSRLAKGRWGGLGTFPVNYSSRDMPKQYRFLLNKDLLWVQFSGFHTDLHHHKDNSLISISDEPDTLYRKLSVLVKGHDKTVLDSYEYFAVLAAKELGISIEKIHEPPRKIERFTLLKSIHIFKKHRVQYEMRTHYRCLELKHLTGSTADVYLEYIQRNLPEGVAMEIKKTKLEKLPEHIQKPIWDKLPSVEETASTS, from the exons ATGGTGCCCGTGGCCCATCCCGCCCCGGAGCCCTGGGCGGCGGGATGCCCCGGCTCGCGGCTGGCGAAGGGACGATGGGGT GGACTAGGGACTTTTCCTGTAAATTACTCAAGCAGAGATATGCCAAAGCAATATCGTTTTCTTCT AAACAAGGACTTGTTGTGGGTTCAGTTCTCAGGATTCCACACAGATTTACACCATCATAAGGACAATTCTTTG ATATCCATTTCAGATGAACCGGACACATTATACAGGAAATTATCCGTTTTAGTTAAAGGCCATGATAAAACTGTGTTGGACAGTTATGAATATTTTGCTGTGCTTGCTGCTAAAGAACTTGGCATCTCCATTGAAAAAAT ACATGAACCTCCCAGGAAGATAGAACGATTCACCCTTCTGAAGTCAATACACATTTTCAAGAAGCACAGAGTTCAGTATGAAATGAGGACGCATTATAGATGCTTGGAG ttaaaacaTTTAACTGGCAGTACAGCTGATGTCTATTTGGAATACATCCAAAGAAATTTACCTGAAGGGGTTGCCATGGAAATAAAAAAG accAAATTAGAGAAACTACCTGAACATATTCAGAAACCCATTTGGGACAAGCTACCTTCAGTAGAAGAAACAGCAAGTACGTCATGA